In the Tindallia magadiensis genome, ACCACCTGAAATTTATCTTGGGTACTCCACTGCTCTGCATTAGGTTCACCATCTGGGATGACAATACCTTTGGCTTTCGCTTCTTTTTTCCATTTATATAAAGTGGCTTCTGACATACCGGTTTCCT is a window encoding:
- a CDS encoding transposase, yielding MPRYSESFKMSIMQKMMPPENQKVSTIAQETGMSEATLYKWKKEAKAKGIVIPDGEPNAEQWSTQDKFQVV